Part of the Leptospira bouyouniensis genome is shown below.
ATAGAATTCCCAATTCCCTTGTGAAAACTGTCAGAAGAAAAAATACAAATGCAATTGCGAATTTTTTTTCCCTATAAAAGTAATAACTAATGATCGCAAGACTTACAAAAAATGAATCAGCTACAAGCAATAAGTTAGAGTTTAGAGAATATGGGGAAAATAGATAAAATAGAACCAGCCATTTTGACTCATCTGGCAAAAGTTTGAATAAATAGTAAACGGAGGCTGAAAACGTAAAAAATAATAAGGTGAGTGTGATAAGTGGGTAGTGTTCACTTCCTAGAAAATGTGAAAACAATCCAGTGATAAAAGATAACCCGATTCGGTGGTATCGGAAGTAAAAACTATCAACGATCAAACTCCAATCGTTCTCGTTAAACAGGTCTTTTGCGAGAAGGTAAAAAAACTGTCCATCATATCCCCCTGATTTATAAATTACAAAATTTGGATCAACTAAGTTGGGGTTTATCTCATAAAAGCCTTCCCATATCCCGATGAGAGAGGAAAGGGAATGGTCATATGGTGTGATTTTGTAATCAATTAGACCCAAAACACCTAAAATGAAAAAAAACAATACAGTCCACAATTGCCACAGTTTCACACTCCCATTTTGCAAAATTTAATAGATTTTGAAAGGAATTTCTCTGGAATTTTAACAAGATTCTGACAGTTTGTATCCAAAGTTGGGGCAAATGAAAGAAGTTCTCGTAACCATACAGACAGTGTATCAATATTTAGAGAAACTAGGTCCAAAAAAATCCTTCCAAATTCTGAAAAATTTAGGTTATGAAAAACTTCTCTCACTCACAGGAAAAGTACCGAAAGAAAGGCTTATCGTCCTTACTCAAAAATTAAGTGAAGAAACTGTTGTCGAACTAGTGAATCAGATTCCAGAGAAAATTTTAGTGGAAATGATTCGTGAAAACGATGATGACGATTTAGTATATTTCATACATTCTTTATCGATTGGTGATTTGGCGGTTGTATCAAAAAGTATCCCTCCTCATGATGTAGGACTTCTTGCTAAGACATTAGGACCAGAAGCAAGTGTTGAAATTTTAAAATCTTTAGGAATCCAAAAGTCAATTGCCTTGTTGAAAGAAATCCCTATGCGAGATTTTTTGTGGTTAGTCGATAAAGTTCAGTTGGCATCAATCATTCAATTGGTGAATGAGTTGTCCGTTGCCGATTGTAAAAAGTGGATCAAACATCGAGGTTTGGAAGAATTGCCAATACTATTAAAGTTTTTTGGAGTATCGAACGTATTGGAGATATTTAAAAAACTTGGAATGAACCAGGCTTTGGCGATGATGCATCTTCTTGGAACAAGAGAAATGATGGAGTTATCTGTTCTTTTATCTAAAATGCAATTGGATGTAAAAAATATTCCATCAACTTTACATGCGAAAACGGTTGTTGGTTTGGAAAAACAAAAATCAAAACAAACAGCTAAAAAGAAACCATCTGCAAAAAAGAAAAAAGTGGTCAAACGTTAGCATTGATTTTTGGGAAGTAGATAGTGAATTTACTCCCCTCTCCCATTGTGCTTTCTACAATGATTTCTCCAGACATTTTTTCTACTAATGATTTCACAATGGATAGGCCAAGGCCTGTCCCTCCAATTTTTTTGTTATCAGTGGATGGGATACGAAAGAAACGATCAAAGATTTGATTTTTGTAATTTGGGTCGATACCAATTCCTGTATCTTCAACAATGATTTCAACTTTTCCGTTTGATTCACGAAGTGAAATTCCAATTTTACCTTTGAATGTATATTTTAGAGCATTCACATATAAATTGGTGATGATCTGAGAAAATTCGAATCGAATCCCTCGGATCAGGAGGCCTTTTTTCAAAGAGAGATCCCATTCGATTGATTTTCCTTTTGCAAGGTGTGAGTTCATATGGATGACATCTTCTATCACAGACACTGGATCGAAAATTTCGATCACTTCTGCTTCGTTATCTTTTTCACGCGATGTAGTCAGTTTGAGCAGATTTTCAATGAGGAAACTGAGTCTTTTTGCATTTTTATCAATCACCTCTAACATATTGATATGTTCTTTGTTAAATGGTAAAGATGAGTCCGATTTAAAAAATTCCAGATAGCCTCGAATGTTTGTCATCGGACTACGTAGTTCATGGCTCACATTTGATATAAATTCGTGTTGGAGACGCTCTTGTTCTTTCCTCTCTGAATTTGGACGAAATTGAACCTGGTATCGTTTTTTTGGTGATAATAAAATAGAGGTAAAACTAATATCAACTTCTAGTTTTGAACCATCTTTAGCCAAAATTTCAACGTCTGGAAGTGATAACATCGTATCAGAGGATAAATCGGATCCAAATCTTAATTGGTTTGAGACTTGGTTACCGAGAATGATATCCTCGATATTCATCTTTGTGATATCTCCTCTGGTATAACCGGTGAGTAGTCTAAATTGATTGTTTGCTTCTAAGATACTTCCTGTATCTGCATCTACCAATGCAATCGCTTCTCTCGAGAACTCAAACAGATAGCGATACTTTTCTTCTGAGTATTGTAAATCAACCGCTGATCTATCTAACTTTATTTCTAATATAGATATAAGGTTTTCAAGTTCGGTGATTTCTTCTCTTTGTAATTCAATTTTTGCGTTGAAAGAATCTAACATTGAGTTAACGAGAACTTTGACTCTGTTGTCGAGCTGGAGTGTTTCGTCTGTATTCAATCTTGAGGTATAATTTCCTTGTAACATGTCTAGGACCAAAGAATTTACATCAACAATCAAATGCCTCACTGCATTGAGTTTTCTGTAGTTGATTTGTGATGGTGCATGTAATTTTACATTGGAAGGCTCCTGGAAACTCGAAAGTTTTCTTACATCGAATACCTTCTTTGGTTCAAGGGCAGATAAAATTTCATCAAAGTTTAAGGCATCTTGTACTGCTTCCGGTTGCATGACTCTTCGGATCAGCCGGAAATATACATCTTTTAGGAGAGGAAACAGTGTAGTTTCATCACCCACATAGGAAAACACTCCCTTTTGGACCAAAGGATGTTCTGTTAAAAGGTTTTTTGTCTCCCCCACTCTCAGGTGAGGGTAAAAATGAGATAATTGAAGGTCTTCCCATAAATTGCCGTTATAGTCTTTGTTTGAATTCTGTAGGAAATCAATGGCTTTTTTAACAGCTAATAGGACACCAGAGACTTCTCTTCCCGTTTTAAGGATTGCGTCACCACTAAACGCAAGTAAGGTGGAAGGATAAAGTAAATCTTTCTTTAAAATCGGAAGTTCTAAGGTATTGGCAAAGTCTTGGAAGTTACGAAGGAAGGGACTTGAAAAAGGATCCGATACAAGTCCAAGACAATTCGGCTTTAAAAATTCTTTTTCTTCTAGAAATCCAGGTGTGTCAATGTAACGAACTTTTACTGGATTTTTTGGAGCGTATTCTTCTAAGAACTTTTCTGCAAACAATCTCTCGACTGAGTTGATATGAGGAACAGGTAAAATATAAGCTTTGTTTCTTGTTAAGTCTTCTGGTTTGAACTGAAATCTAGAATAAAATGATAAAGGTGAATGATAGAGATAAATCCCTTTATAAATTCGTTTGAGTTTTGATTTTTTTAAAAAACTTTCTTGGAGGTAGGCAATTGTAGGTACTTCTCCGGCTTCGACTCGACCAGCGTCTAGTAATGGAAGGATTGCTTTATGGTGAGTGTTGACATGAAGTGTGACTTTAACTCCAAACTCTTCAAAGTAACCTTTTTTATAAGCAACAACTACTGGCAAGGAACTGAGTCGGCTTGTTATACAAATCTGGATCACATGGCAACAATTCCATTGGTGGGAATCGTTGCCAAATCATTATGAGAGAAATTTACCTTAAGACGAAAAAATCTCCTGAAGAAATTCCGTAGTTCTCTTTGTGTAT
Proteins encoded:
- a CDS encoding PAS domain-containing sensor histidine kinase encodes the protein MIQICITSRLSSLPVVVAYKKGYFEEFGVKVTLHVNTHHKAILPLLDAGRVEAGEVPTIAYLQESFLKKSKLKRIYKGIYLYHSPLSFYSRFQFKPEDLTRNKAYILPVPHINSVERLFAEKFLEEYAPKNPVKVRYIDTPGFLEEKEFLKPNCLGLVSDPFSSPFLRNFQDFANTLELPILKKDLLYPSTLLAFSGDAILKTGREVSGVLLAVKKAIDFLQNSNKDYNGNLWEDLQLSHFYPHLRVGETKNLLTEHPLVQKGVFSYVGDETTLFPLLKDVYFRLIRRVMQPEAVQDALNFDEILSALEPKKVFDVRKLSSFQEPSNVKLHAPSQINYRKLNAVRHLIVDVNSLVLDMLQGNYTSRLNTDETLQLDNRVKVLVNSMLDSFNAKIELQREEITELENLISILEIKLDRSAVDLQYSEEKYRYLFEFSREAIALVDADTGSILEANNQFRLLTGYTRGDITKMNIEDIILGNQVSNQLRFGSDLSSDTMLSLPDVEILAKDGSKLEVDISFTSILLSPKKRYQVQFRPNSERKEQERLQHEFISNVSHELRSPMTNIRGYLEFFKSDSSLPFNKEHINMLEVIDKNAKRLSFLIENLLKLTTSREKDNEAEVIEIFDPVSVIEDVIHMNSHLAKGKSIEWDLSLKKGLLIRGIRFEFSQIITNLYVNALKYTFKGKIGISLRESNGKVEIIVEDTGIGIDPNYKNQIFDRFFRIPSTDNKKIGGTGLGLSIVKSLVEKMSGEIIVESTMGEGSKFTIYFPKINANV
- a CDS encoding AZOBR_p60025 family cell surface glycopolymer formation protein; translation: MKLWQLWTVLFFFILGVLGLIDYKITPYDHSLSSLIGIWEGFYEINPNLVDPNFVIYKSGGYDGQFFYLLAKDLFNENDWSLIVDSFYFRYHRIGLSFITGLFSHFLGSEHYPLITLTLLFFTFSASVYYLFKLLPDESKWLVLFYLFSPYSLNSNLLLVADSFFVSLAIISYYFYREKKFAIAFVFFLLTVFTRELGILFLAPIVFVSLFKREWKNVFLFSLPGILFLAFLFYGWMNTPNHLGTNPLGFKDMTDGPLFGFVKSFFDQNTFQFKPKELPKLLFLFSFLSILIVCYSSIKESFLKDIDILIPILGSMFVIAIAEQGYWRSFDNLSRMFTLILPFSLLLHDVTKRYSFRFFLGTSIVLFIFLLIRILFITQTKEYFLAI